From Chryseobacterium gallinarum, one genomic window encodes:
- a CDS encoding DUF456 domain-containing protein — MDTTLINILCLVLLFVGILGTFLPVLPGLLLSICGLLIYKFGTDADLPMIYVWAFGILTAASVVLSYVIPAKTNRKYGGTRWGSIGSVVGTIVGIFIPIPLGFLIGMFAGVFIGELLHDSKDMNKALRSTKGAFIGFIYGTGFSFVVGVAMFLVVLLNMFNII; from the coding sequence ATGGATACCACATTAATCAATATTCTCTGTCTCGTTTTACTGTTCGTGGGAATACTCGGCACATTTTTACCCGTTTTACCGGGATTATTGCTAAGTATTTGTGGATTATTAATTTACAAATTCGGGACGGATGCAGATCTGCCAATGATCTATGTCTGGGCATTTGGTATTCTTACGGCAGCATCTGTGGTGTTAAGTTATGTTATTCCTGCAAAGACCAACAGAAAATACGGAGGAACCCGCTGGGGAAGCATCGGTTCTGTAGTCGGAACCATTGTGGGAATTTTTATTCCCATCCCGCTGGGCTTTTTAATTGGAATGTTTGCCGGTGTCTTTATCGGTGAGCTTCTTCATGACAGTAAAGATATGAATAAAGCATTACGATCTACTAAAGGAGCCTTCATCGGATTTATTTATGGCACCGGCTTCAGCTTCGTAGTAGGCGTGGCAATGTTTTTGGTAGTACTTCTTAATATGTTTAATATTATATAA
- a CDS encoding uracil-DNA glycosylase, with protein MTWTEVLAPIKKTEYFKTLWEKVKNEYETTKVFPPKNQIFRALELTPFDDVEVVIIGQDPYHNDHQANGLCFSVSEQVAAPPSLKNIFIELKDDVGVVRTSKELDDWARQGVLLLNATLTVRAHSPNSHKDLGWEKFTDFIIKEISDKKENVVFVLWGAFAQKKAELIDPAKHFILKSAHPSPFSVHRGFFGSKPFSKINEYLISKGKKPISW; from the coding sequence ATGACCTGGACAGAAGTGTTAGCCCCGATCAAGAAGACAGAATACTTTAAAACCCTTTGGGAGAAAGTAAAAAATGAATATGAAACCACGAAAGTTTTTCCACCGAAAAACCAGATTTTCAGAGCACTGGAACTCACACCTTTTGATGACGTTGAGGTAGTGATTATCGGACAGGATCCTTACCATAATGACCATCAGGCAAACGGATTGTGTTTCTCTGTTTCTGAGCAGGTAGCGGCACCGCCATCCCTCAAAAATATTTTTATTGAGCTGAAAGATGATGTAGGTGTGGTGCGCACTTCTAAAGAATTGGACGACTGGGCAAGACAGGGTGTTTTGCTGTTGAATGCCACTTTAACGGTTCGTGCCCATTCCCCGAACTCCCACAAAGACCTTGGATGGGAGAAATTTACAGATTTTATTATCAAGGAAATATCAGATAAAAAAGAAAATGTAGTGTTTGTGCTGTGGGGGGCTTTTGCACAAAAAAAAGCCGAACTCATTGATCCGGCTAAACATTTTATTTTGAAATCAGCGCATCCGTCGCCATTTTCCGTTCACAGGGGCTTTTTTGGAAGCAAGCCTTTTTCAAAAATTAATGAATATCTTATTTCCAAAGGAAAGAAACCTATTTCCTGGTAG
- a CDS encoding GNAT family N-acetyltransferase, translating to MKLETERLILKEVNEAHTEDILRIRSNDLINQYVKRKSPVSNYDALEFILHIKRKARDNEMIFWGISYKDQQDLIGTICLWNFSEDRKIAETGYELLPEHHKKGIMSEALASVLDFGFNALHLQEILAFTHKCNKASQALLLKHRFVLEENRKDEKNLENAVFSLKKMR from the coding sequence ATGAAACTTGAAACTGAGCGACTGATTTTAAAAGAAGTTAATGAGGCACATACAGAAGATATTTTACGGATCAGAAGCAATGATCTCATTAATCAATATGTTAAAAGAAAGTCCCCGGTATCTAATTATGATGCCCTGGAATTTATTTTACACATTAAAAGGAAAGCCCGGGATAATGAAATGATATTTTGGGGTATTTCCTATAAGGATCAGCAGGATCTTATCGGAACCATTTGCCTGTGGAATTTTTCAGAAGACAGGAAAATAGCAGAAACAGGATATGAACTGCTTCCTGAACATCATAAAAAAGGAATCATGTCTGAAGCACTGGCATCGGTTTTAGATTTTGGATTTAATGCCTTACATTTACAGGAAATTTTGGCTTTTACCCATAAGTGTAATAAGGCTTCTCAGGCTTTACTTTTAAAACACAGGTTTGTTTTAGAGGAAAACAGAAAAGATGAGAAGAACCTTGAAAATGCCGTTTTTAGTTTAAAAAAGATGCGTTAA